The Apium graveolens cultivar Ventura chromosome 11, ASM990537v1, whole genome shotgun sequence genome has a window encoding:
- the LOC141697528 gene encoding uncharacterized protein LOC141697528 — protein sequence MGRHIFLRIVKTLSNLDPYFQQKVDALGRKGLSPLQKCMAAMRMLVYGISADAVDDYVCIGESTAIECLKRFVTNVILIFESEYLRNPNSNDVQRLLKMGEDRGFPGMMGSIDCMH from the coding sequence ATGGGAAGACACATTTTTCTTCGTATTGTGAAAACTCTTTCAAATTTAGATCCATATTTTCAGCAAAAGGTTGATGCGTTGGGAAGGAAAGGGCTATCACCTTTACAAAAGTGTATGGCAGCCATGCGTATGTTGGTATATGGAATATCTGCAGATGCTGTTGATGATTATGTGTGTATTGGCGAGTCTACTGCGATTGAATGTTTGAAAAGATTTGTCACTAATGTTATTTTGATATTTGAGAGTGAGTATTTACGAAATCCAAACTCAAATGATGTACAACGTCTACTCAAGATGGGTGAAGATCGCGGATTTCCCGGTATGATGGGAAGCATTGATTGCATGCACTGA
- the LOC141697281 gene encoding uncharacterized protein LOC141697281, with protein sequence MAPPRIPKSFGARPGDKPRPKSKKDVPAAQASVPTSASVPQTAPVQKRPIIDLTEKQGAPKRQRAEGAPSSAALNALRPMGSLHVSDEEVEQWKAMDLGDATRASIKASCQLFIHSTRVVDKLLEDGARLERLQGDNNILRNTLKDKDFLHAKDIKVKDSEISFLQGEVAKLTSQLEIANKKATSLHTELDAANLRIEYLEEQQRLGWPDEKREISDEAFANGFYFYRVGFVANDPDYSFEKFGEETVAEMVEFKKEHATEIKARRVELGLEEEEREGAPQEEVFKDAPEVNPTVPLQSIPPTDQSQGAP encoded by the coding sequence ATGGCTCCTCCAAGAATCCCTAAATCTTTTGGGGCGCGCCCTGGTGATAAGCCTAGGCCAAAATCAAAGAAAGATGTTCCTGCGGCACAGGCATCCGTCCCAACTTCTGCCTCCGTCCCTCAAACTGCTCCTGTTCAAAAGAGGCCCATCATCGACCTCACAGAAAAGCAGGGCGCGCCTAAGAGGCAAAGAGCAGAGGGCGCGCCTTCTTCTGCTGCTTTGAACGCTCTTCGCCCTATGGGCTCTCTCCATGTTTCAGATGAAGAAGTGGAGCAATGGAAAGCAATGGATTTGGGAGATGCAACTCGTGCTTCAATAAAGGCCTCTTGCCAATTGTTTATCCACTCCACTCGAGTGGTGGATAAGTTACTGGAGGATGGGGCGCGCCTGGAGAGATTGCAGGGGGATAACAACATTTTGAGGAACACTCTCAAAGACAAAGATTTTCTTCATGCCAAGGACATTAAAGTAAAGGATTCTGAGATCTCTTTTCTCCAGGGTGAGGTGGCCAAACTTACTTCCCAGCTGGAGATCGCCAACAAAAAGGCTACTTCTCTCCACACTGAGCTGGATGCAGCCAACTTGAGGATTGAATATCTTGAGGAGCAGCAGAGGCTAGGCTGGCCTGATGAGAAGAGGGAGATATCTGATGAGGCTTTTGCCAATGGTTTTTACTTCTACAGAGTGGGCTTTGTGGCCAATGATCCTGACTATTCTTTTGAGAAGTTTGGGGAGGAGACTGTTGCTGAGATGGTGGAATTCAAAAAGGAGCATGCCACTGAAATCAAGGCTAGGAGGGTAGAGCTTGGATTGGAAGAAGAAGAAAGGGAGGGCGCGCCTCAAGAGGAAGTCTTCAAGGACGCACCTGAAGTTAATCCAACTGTCCCCCTCCAGTCTATTCCCCCAACAGACCAGTCCCAAGGCGCGCCTTAa